In the Candidatus Omnitrophota bacterium genome, one interval contains:
- a CDS encoding ribonuclease HI family protein, giving the protein MIVYVDGASVGNPGKSGIGYLIYKDGKCIKKESIYLGIQSNNFAEYMALIFSLTDLVDMKASEVQVFSDSKLVCEQIKGNFKVKNQNIYSLYVLAKNLIEKLDKFTITHIDREKNHEADKLAKKATGFLV; this is encoded by the coding sequence ATGATAGTTTATGTTGATGGCGCTTCAGTTGGCAATCCCGGAAAAAGTGGGATTGGTTATTTAATCTATAAGGATGGCAAGTGTATAAAAAAAGAAAGTATTTATTTGGGTATCCAGTCAAACAATTTTGCTGAATACATGGCTTTAATTTTTTCTTTGACTGATCTTGTTGATATGAAGGCGAGTGAAGTCCAGGTATTTTCAGATAGTAAATTAGTTTGCGAGCAAATCAAGGGTAATTTTAAAGTAAAGAATCAGAATATTTATTCGCTCTATGTTTTAGCTAAAAATTTAATCGAAAAACTTGATAAATTTACGATTACTCACATTGATAGAGAAAAAAACCATGAGGCCGATAAGCTAGCAAAGAAAGCAACCGGATTTTTGGTATGA
- a CDS encoding YebC/PmpR family DNA-binding transcriptional regulator: MSGHSKWASIKHKKGAADAKRGRLFTKFIREITVAAKAGGGSVDTNPRLRTAIGRAQAANMPKDNIEKAIKKGTGELPGVTYESCTFEGYGPGGVAIIVDTLTDNKNRTSAEVRNIFTKRGANMAGAGSVAWIFTAKGYAEIDKSVTTEDELFSICIDAGAEDIKAGDKSFEVFCDPKDFENVKAALEAKNINIDTADLTKVPNSTVKIGGPEAKQLLSLIETLEDHDDVQKVYANFDIPDEVLEKIAQEI; encoded by the coding sequence ATGAGTGGTCATTCAAAATGGGCGAGTATAAAACATAAAAAAGGTGCTGCCGATGCAAAAAGGGGCCGCCTTTTTACTAAATTCATAAGAGAAATTACAGTTGCCGCTAAAGCCGGCGGTGGAAGCGTTGATACTAATCCAAGATTGCGAACCGCAATTGGTAGGGCTCAGGCTGCCAATATGCCTAAGGATAATATCGAGAAGGCAATTAAAAAGGGTACTGGTGAATTACCGGGTGTAACTTATGAAAGCTGTACTTTTGAAGGTTACGGTCCAGGCGGTGTGGCCATAATTGTTGATACACTTACCGACAACAAAAACCGAACTTCAGCCGAGGTGCGAAATATTTTTACTAAACGTGGTGCGAATATGGCTGGGGCTGGTAGTGTAGCTTGGATTTTTACGGCTAAAGGTTATGCTGAAATCGACAAAAGCGTAACCACTGAAGATGAACTATTTTCGATATGTATCGACGCCGGCGCAGAAGATATCAAGGCTGGCGATAAAAGCTTTGAGGTTTTTTGTGACCCTAAGGATTTCGAAAATGTAAAGGCTGCTCTCGAGGCTAAGAATATTAATATCGATACAGCTGATTTGACTAAGGTGCCTAACTCTACAGTAAAAATTGGCGGGCCGGAGGCTAAACAGCTTCTTTCCTTGATTGAAACTTTGGAGGACCACGACGATGTCCAGAAAGTCTATG
- the trxA gene encoding thioredoxin gives MEVTITTNNFEKEVLNSATPVLLDFWAPWCGPCKMIAPYLEELAKEYSGKLKVCKLNVDEAPALATKYSIMSIPALLLFKGGKIMEKRVGAMSKKDLEKISQAYL, from the coding sequence ACAACTAATAATTTTGAGAAAGAGGTGCTTAATTCTGCTACGCCGGTTTTACTGGATTTTTGGGCTCCTTGGTGCGGGCCGTGCAAGATGATTGCTCCCTACTTGGAGGAACTGGCGAAAGAATACTCAGGTAAATTAAAGGTTTGTAAACTAAATGTTGATGAGGCTCCGGCCTTAGCAACAAAATATTCGATTATGAGCATACCAGCGCTTCTTCTTTTTAAGGGTGGTAAAATAATGGAGAAGCGAGTAGGGGCGATGAGCAAAAAAGATCTTGAAAAAATTAGTCAAGCCTATTTGTAA